A region of bacterium DNA encodes the following proteins:
- a CDS encoding metallophosphoesterase, which produces MKLGLIADIHAGPDADTQLGSHAPVLLESFCAAMQAFRPDLIVDLGDRINSVSAAEDRERLTWIRRALIQIGVPVFHVIGNTDGGHLTKAESLSLVGQHEAYQCIDRWDQRIALLDSQDPPVEGVGGEIGSDQVVWLARVLEETGKTCLVFCHHPLDEQDLRGHRYFAVRPDRALVRNRAEIRSLVERSARVIAAFAGHLHWTRVSMINRIPYVTLGSLVDCAYTAGRPAGTFATVAVRTGVIDVRVEGLRPGHFEFTR; this is translated from the coding sequence GTGAAGCTCGGCCTCATCGCCGATATCCATGCCGGTCCGGATGCCGACACCCAACTCGGCAGCCACGCGCCGGTGCTCCTGGAGTCGTTCTGCGCGGCGATGCAGGCATTCCGGCCGGACCTCATCGTCGATCTGGGGGACCGGATCAACAGCGTCTCGGCGGCGGAGGACCGCGAGCGCCTGACGTGGATCCGGCGCGCTCTCATCCAGATCGGCGTTCCGGTGTTCCACGTCATTGGGAATACCGATGGCGGCCATCTGACGAAGGCGGAGTCGTTGTCGCTGGTCGGCCAGCACGAGGCCTATCAATGCATCGACCGGTGGGACCAGCGCATCGCCCTCCTCGACAGCCAGGACCCGCCGGTCGAGGGGGTCGGGGGTGAGATCGGTTCCGACCAGGTCGTCTGGCTAGCCCGGGTGCTTGAGGAAACCGGCAAGACCTGTTTGGTGTTCTGTCACCATCCGCTCGACGAGCAGGACCTTCGCGGCCACCGCTATTTCGCCGTGCGACCGGACCGGGCGTTGGTCCGAAACCGGGCCGAGATTCGGTCCCTGGTCGAGCGGAGCGCTCGGGTGATCGCGGCGTTCGCCGGACACCTGCACTGGACGCGCGTGTCGATGATCAACCGGATTCCCTACGTCACGCTGGGTTCGTTGGTTGACTGCGCCTATACCGCGGGCCGGCCGGCCGGGACGTTTGCAACCGTGGCGGTGCGTACCGGGGTCATTGACGTTCGAGTGGAAGGACTCCGCCCCGGCCACTTCGAGTTCACCCGGTGA
- a CDS encoding GNAT family N-acetyltransferase has translation MDERLVLERFDAELRIHPVPERSVRFETIGGIVRAVGEYAGIVYWELTEADADRAIDEQVAYYASLGRAVEWKVYGHDRPHDLGDRLAARGFEPRAPETLMVWDLAGGVPSASSTPDIAIRRVRDEAGLLDLVAVASAAFGRDLRAQDDRFRSRLDDPTLGLFVAYAGVVPVAEGRLEMPPGRSFAGLWGGGTLPPFRGRGIYRALVAARAREAAGRGFRYLTVDASAASRPILERLGFVPLGAITEWVRRPGAGVAPR, from the coding sequence GTGGACGAGAGATTGGTGCTTGAGCGATTCGACGCGGAGCTTCGGATCCACCCCGTGCCCGAGCGGAGCGTCCGCTTCGAGACGATCGGCGGCATCGTCCGCGCGGTGGGGGAGTATGCGGGCATCGTCTATTGGGAATTGACCGAGGCCGATGCGGATCGTGCCATCGATGAGCAGGTGGCATACTACGCCTCGCTGGGGCGAGCGGTTGAGTGGAAGGTCTACGGTCACGACCGGCCCCACGACCTGGGGGACCGTCTCGCCGCGCGCGGGTTCGAGCCCCGCGCGCCCGAGACGTTGATGGTGTGGGACCTGGCCGGGGGCGTGCCGTCGGCGTCCTCGACTCCGGACATCGCGATTCGCCGCGTCCGGGATGAGGCCGGCCTCCTCGATCTGGTCGCCGTCGCCTCCGCCGCGTTTGGGCGCGACCTCCGCGCACAGGATGATCGGTTTCGCTCCCGCCTGGACGATCCAACGCTCGGCCTTTTCGTGGCGTACGCCGGCGTCGTGCCCGTGGCCGAGGGACGACTGGAGATGCCCCCCGGGCGGTCCTTCGCCGGGCTGTGGGGCGGCGGGACGCTGCCGCCGTTCCGTGGCCGGGGGATCTATCGGGCCTTGGTGGCCGCGCGGGCGAGGGAAGCCGCGGGGCGCGGCTTCCGGTACCTCACGGTCGACGCAAGCGCCGCAAGCCGGCCGATTCTGGAACGGCTGGGATTCGTGCCGCTCGGCGCGATCACGGAGTGGGTTCGGCGGCCCGGTGCCGGCGTGGCCCCCCGGTGA
- a CDS encoding sulfite exporter TauE/SafE family protein, with protein MFFLILIMSAGAGVAGAVLGLGGGTFIVPALTLVLKLPIRYAIGASIVSVIATSSGAAAAYIRDHLTNLRIGIALEVMTVLGAFTGAFAAGHVSPRLLYVIFGILLAYSAIALLGRLKLELPGEVPHDPLAARLRFAGHYYDQALRQRVPYEATGVIPGGVMMYLAGVLSGLLGIGSGLFKVLAMDIAMRLPMKVSTSTSNFMIGVTAAASAGVYFARGDVYPLVVAPVALGVLGGAWVGTRILGHLRNTTIRKLFIPILAVVAVSMIVRGLGLR; from the coding sequence ATGTTCTTCTTGATCCTGATCATGTCGGCGGGGGCGGGCGTCGCCGGGGCGGTCCTGGGGTTGGGCGGGGGGACATTCATCGTCCCGGCGCTCACGCTGGTCTTGAAGCTCCCCATTCGCTACGCGATCGGGGCGAGCATCGTCTCCGTCATCGCGACCAGCAGCGGCGCCGCAGCCGCCTACATCCGGGACCACCTCACCAATCTCAGGATCGGCATCGCCCTTGAGGTCATGACCGTCCTGGGGGCGTTCACCGGTGCGTTCGCCGCGGGGCACGTGTCGCCGCGGTTGTTGTATGTGATCTTCGGGATTCTCCTTGCCTATTCCGCGATCGCCCTACTCGGGCGGCTGAAGTTGGAACTGCCCGGCGAGGTCCCGCATGATCCCCTCGCCGCGCGCCTCCGGTTCGCCGGCCACTACTACGACCAGGCGCTTCGCCAGCGGGTGCCGTACGAAGCGACGGGGGTGATCCCCGGAGGCGTGATGATGTATCTCGCCGGGGTCCTCTCGGGGCTCCTGGGGATCGGCAGCGGGCTGTTCAAGGTGCTGGCGATGGATATTGCGATGCGGCTGCCGATGAAGGTGTCCACTTCCACGAGCAACTTCATGATCGGGGTCACCGCGGCCGCCAGCGCCGGAGTCTACTTCGCCCGCGGCGACGTCTATCCGCTCGTGGTCGCGCCCGTCGCGCTGGGCGTCCTGGGCGGCGCTTGGGTCGGCACGCGCATCCTGGGCCACCTGCGAAACACCACGATCCGCAAGCTCTTCATCCCGATCCTGGCGGTCGTCGCGGTCAGCATGATCGTGAGGGGGCTCGGGCTCCGATGA
- a CDS encoding DUF1634 domain-containing protein, with product MRMAGGSGGVPNDEPAEHGMRPVVSALLRYGVILSAATIVLGLLLLLAQAGPQALISIPRVPTAESTDLTSVHAVLSQLLPPVPQAVMDAGILLLIATPVLTVGASVVSFAIERDWLYTLIAAIVFVMLIIGFTVGRGAGGG from the coding sequence ATGAGGATGGCAGGCGGGTCGGGCGGGGTGCCGAACGACGAGCCCGCCGAGCACGGGATGCGGCCGGTCGTGAGCGCCCTGCTGCGGTACGGGGTCATCCTGTCCGCGGCCACCATCGTCCTCGGCCTGCTGCTCCTCCTGGCTCAGGCGGGACCGCAGGCCCTCATCTCCATCCCGCGCGTCCCCACCGCGGAGAGCACAGACCTGACCTCCGTGCACGCGGTCCTGAGCCAACTGCTGCCCCCCGTCCCGCAGGCTGTGATGGACGCCGGGATCCTGCTGCTGATCGCCACCCCCGTCCTGACCGTGGGCGCCTCCGTCGTCTCGTTCGCCATCGAGAGGGACTGGCTCTACACGCTGATCGCGGCCATTGTGTTCGTGATGCTGATTATCGGCTTCACCGTGGGCCGCGGAGCGGGGGGCGGGTAG
- a CDS encoding enoyl-CoA hydratase-related protein, which translates to MPVSFVTLDGSEGIYILTLRRPDALNALNSGLCRDMLDALARVDQDPGARVLILTGEGRAFCAGADLLEREGAALEAIWAHNRLIFQIPLGLERMAVPTIAAVNGYALGGGCEVALGCDLRWAASSAEFGCPEVARGIVPAAGGTQRLPRLVGSSRAMALILSGRRIGAQEAHRIGLVDAVVAPEDLSRAVGETARIIAANAPLAVRAAKRAIRHGLGATLEAGLEFEGQLQRMLYATADCQEGIAAFRERRAPRWAGR; encoded by the coding sequence ATGCCGGTTTCGTTCGTGACGTTGGACGGCTCGGAGGGGATCTACATCCTGACGCTTCGACGGCCCGACGCGCTCAACGCGCTGAACAGCGGGCTGTGCCGGGACATGCTGGACGCGCTGGCGCGGGTCGACCAGGACCCGGGGGCGCGCGTCCTCATCCTCACCGGCGAGGGGCGGGCGTTTTGCGCGGGGGCAGACCTCCTGGAGCGGGAGGGGGCCGCGCTCGAGGCGATCTGGGCCCACAACCGCCTGATCTTCCAGATCCCCCTGGGGCTGGAGCGGATGGCGGTGCCGACGATCGCCGCGGTCAATGGCTACGCGCTCGGCGGCGGATGTGAGGTGGCGCTGGGGTGCGATCTCCGCTGGGCCGCCAGCAGCGCCGAGTTTGGGTGTCCCGAAGTCGCCCGGGGGATCGTCCCGGCGGCCGGCGGGACGCAGCGCCTGCCGCGACTCGTCGGGTCGTCCCGAGCGATGGCCCTGATCTTGAGCGGCCGGCGGATCGGCGCCCAGGAGGCTCACCGGATCGGACTCGTCGACGCCGTCGTCGCCCCCGAGGACCTCTCCCGGGCGGTCGGCGAGACCGCGCGGATCATTGCCGCCAACGCGCCCCTCGCGGTGCGCGCCGCGAAACGGGCGATTCGGCATGGGCTGGGGGCGACGTTGGAGGCCGGCTTGGAGTTCGAGGGGCAGCTGCAGCGCATGCTCTACGCCACCGCCGACTGCCAGGAGGGGATCGCGGCCTTCCGGGAGCGCCGCGCGCCGCGCTGGGCCGGGCGGTAG
- a CDS encoding flavin reductase family protein, translated as MGLNNPGERPAIDPAARKQVLRLITYGLYVLTSAADDDLAAGTITWLSQASFTPPLVMAGVRRDGHVHAVVDRSSTFAVNVVGADQREIASAFFRTSVVAAGRISGYAFERGRATGAPILTDLPAWFEARVTDAVRRGDHTIFVAEIVACGVRDPAASPLALSDTPWSYAG; from the coding sequence ATGGGATTGAACAATCCGGGGGAGCGTCCGGCGATCGACCCCGCGGCCAGAAAACAGGTCCTGCGGCTCATCACCTACGGCCTGTACGTCCTGACCTCCGCCGCCGACGACGATCTGGCCGCCGGCACGATCACGTGGCTGTCGCAGGCGTCGTTTACCCCCCCGCTGGTCATGGCGGGCGTCCGCCGGGACGGCCACGTGCACGCCGTCGTCGATCGCAGTAGCACGTTCGCCGTGAACGTGGTGGGGGCCGACCAGCGGGAGATCGCCTCCGCCTTCTTCCGCACCTCCGTGGTGGCGGCGGGGCGGATCAGCGGCTACGCGTTCGAGCGGGGGCGCGCAACCGGTGCTCCGATCTTGACCGATCTGCCGGCGTGGTTCGAGGCGCGCGTCACCGATGCCGTCCGGCGGGGGGATCACACGATCTTCGTGGCCGAGATCGTCGCCTGCGGGGTGCGGGATCCCGCCGCGAGCCCGCTCGCGTTGTCGGACACCCCGTGGTCGTACGCCGGGTAG
- a CDS encoding TIGR03668 family PPOX class F420-dependent oxidoreductase — MLRRARVGRLATADPQGQPHVVPVCFAFDGAAVYIAIDDKPKRAAPRRLRRVRNIEANPQVALVIDHYEEDWRRLGFVLMTGTAQMIAEGRDYLRALTLLRRKYRQYRAMRLENNPVIKISPRRTVAWTATPRKGSA; from the coding sequence ATGCTCCGCCGGGCGCGGGTCGGCCGGCTCGCGACGGCGGACCCGCAGGGCCAGCCCCACGTCGTCCCCGTCTGCTTCGCCTTCGACGGCGCTGCCGTCTACATCGCCATCGACGACAAGCCCAAGCGTGCGGCTCCCCGCCGCCTGCGGCGGGTCCGAAACATCGAGGCCAATCCCCAAGTGGCCCTGGTGATCGATCACTACGAGGAGGACTGGAGACGCCTCGGCTTCGTCCTGATGACGGGGACGGCGCAGATGATCGCGGAGGGCCGCGATTACCTGCGCGCCCTGACGCTGCTTCGGCGCAAGTACCGCCAATATCGGGCGATGCGCCTGGAGAACAACCCGGTGATCAAGATCTCGCCGCGGCGCACCGTCGCCTGGACGGCGACGCCCCGGAAGGGATCTGCCTAG